From the Xyrauchen texanus isolate HMW12.3.18 chromosome 49, RBS_HiC_50CHRs, whole genome shotgun sequence genome, one window contains:
- the LOC127640627 gene encoding leucine-rich repeat-containing protein 10B-like, whose protein sequence is MGNSSRKESEEEGGEKKGDKEEVAEKKVKKEEVFEDEELPLVVAKLLASGDPVLDLSYYKFRRLPRQVSDLQHLEKLYVCGNRLRDIPKRIVQLQGLRTLALDFNKLDDIPLSVCQLTNLTCLYLGSNRLMSLPPEMRNLQSLRCLWVESNYIQRFPKQLYDLPHLRSLQFGDNRLCSLPSDLWRMEALRGLWLYGNRFQEFPRVLLKMEQLEILDLDHNRISEFPNLHHLPALQLFSYDHNPVKEPPHVGEEVIIVGEGAEDVLQARDRRKEAKERAEKEAEEVAAAAAAAANPVIHGILKKLRMSSALNLAAAKEKETNGAIPSSATEGDEDELHSKDEWSEFERQGVALDELGYEEEGQGYEWEELIYEGEGYEGYEGAGLEYERAEMDYEYEGEELEEHAQRGGA, encoded by the coding sequence ATGGGCAACTCGTCTCGAAAAGAGTCAGAGGAAGAAGGTGGTGAGAAGAAGGGAGATAAGGAGGAAGTAGCGGAGAAAAAGGTGAAAAAAGAGGAGGTATTTGAGGACGAAGAGCTGCCGCTCGTTGTCGCTAAACTCTTGGCAAGTGGAGACCCGGTGTTGGACTTGAGTTACTACAAGTTCCGCCGGCTTCCTCGTCAAGTCTCGGATCTGCAACATCTGGAGAAGCTCTACGTATGTGGAAACCGCCTTCGCGACATCCCCAAGCGTATCGTGCAGCTGCAGGGCTTGCGCACCTTGGCGCTCGATTTCAATAAGCTTGATGACATCCCGTTGTCGGTGTGCCAGCTGACCAATCTCACCTGTCTCTACCTGGGCAGCAATCGGTTGATGAGTTTGCCTCCAGAAATGAGGAACCTTCAGAGCTTACGCTGCCTTTGGGTTGAAAGTAACTACATCCAGCGATTCCCCAAGCAGTTATATGACCTTCCTCATCTACGCTCATTGCAATTCGGGGACAACCGACTATGCTCGCTGCCTTCGGACTTATGGCGCATGGAGGCCTTGCGAGGACTCTGGCTGTACGGAAACCGCTTCCAGGAGTTTCCACGCGTGCTCCTCAAGATGGAGCAACTGGAGATCCTGGATTTAGACCATAATCGGATATCGGAGTTCCCCAACTTGCATCATCTTCCGGCGCTGCAGCTCTTCTCCTATGACCACAACCCTGTCAAGGAGCCGCCACATGTAGGGGAGGAGGTGATAATTGTTGGCGAAGGGGCTGAGGATGTCCTACAGGCTAGAGACAGAAGGAAAGAGGCAAAAGAGCGTGCAGAGAAGGAGGCGGAGGAGGTGGCGGCCGCGGCTGCAGCGGCAGCTAACCCCGTTATTCACGGAATACTTAAGAAACTTCGAATGAGCTCCGCTCTTAACCTAGCAGCCGCTAAGGAGAAAGAAACAAATGGCGCAATTCCATCATCAGCCACAGAGGGCGATGAAGATGAACTACATAGTAAAGATGAATGGTCAGAGTTTGAGAGACAAGGTGTGGCACTTGATGAGCTTGGGTATGAGGAGGAGGGCCAAGGGTATGAATGGGAGGAGCTAATATATGAGGGGGAGGGCTATGAAGGGTATGAAGGGGCAGGGTTAGAGTATGAAAGAGCAGAAATGGATTATGAATATGAAGGGGAGGAGCTGGAGGAACACGCACAAAGGGGAGGAGCTTGA